One region of Primulina tabacum isolate GXHZ01 chromosome 1, ASM2559414v2, whole genome shotgun sequence genomic DNA includes:
- the LOC142516676 gene encoding putative mannan endo-1,4-beta-mannosidase 9, translated as MWVKGFIIYFLVAIILSGYSEAMANGNFVQTMGTQFVLNEKPLYFNGFNSYWLMYMAADPSTRVKVTDTFRQASKYGMNVARTWAFSDGGYRSLQSSPGSYNEDMFKGLDFVISEANKYGIHLILSLVNNWEGYGGKKQYVQWARDRGQYMNNEDDFFSNNIVKGYYKNHIKAVLTRVNSITGIAYKDDPTIFAWELMNEPRCQTDLSGKTIQDWVVEMSNQVKSIDKNHLVEVGMEGFYGESMPEKKQFNPGYEVGTDFISNNRVPGVDFATIHLYPDQWVPGANDEAQTEFVEKWIGSHSLDSKTVLGKPLMVTEFGKSSRSSGFSVLARDSYFGTIFNSVYSCARSGGPCGGAIFWQVMADGMENWSDGYEVVLDQSPSTAAVITQQSARIASLLN; from the exons ATGTGGGTAAAGGGTTTCATTATTTATTTCTTGGTAGCAATCATTTTATCGGGTTATAGTGAAGCCATGGCTAACGGAAACTTTGTCCAGACAATGGGAACCCAGTTCGTTTTGAATGAGAAGccattgtatttcaatggtttcaACTCTTATTGGCTAATGTACATGGCCGCAGACCCATCCACGCGGGTGAAGGTGACTGATACCTTTCGACAGGCTTCGAAATATGGGATGAACGTAGCCAGAACTTGGGCTTTTAGCGACGGTGGATATCGGTCTTTGCAGTCATCCCCTGGTTCCTACAACGAGGATATGTTTAAG GGATTGGATTTCGTGATCTCGGAGGCGAATAAGTATGGTATTCATCTTATTCTAAGCTTGGTGAATAATTGGGAAGGTTATGGAGGGAAGAAACAATATGTTCAGTGGGCTAGAGATCGTGGCCAGTACATGAACAACGAGGATGATTTCTTTAGCAATAATATTGTTAAAGGTTACTATAAAAATCACATCAAG GCTGTGCTGACAAGGGTGAATTCCATAACTGGGATTGCATATAAAGATGATCCCACCATATTTGCATGGGAGTTGATGAACGAACCTCGTTGCCAAACTGACCTCTCCGGAAAAACTATTCAA GACTGGGTTGTGGAGATGTcgaatcaagttaaatcaatcgACAAGAACCATCTAGTCGAAGTTGGGATGGAAGGATTCTACGGAGAGTCGATGCCCGAAAAGAAGCAATTCAATCCAGGTTATGAAGTTGGCACTGATTTCATATCCAACAACCGCGTTCCGGGGGTTGATTTTGCCACCATTCATCTATACCCTGATCAATG GGTTCCAGGAGCAAACGACGAGGCCCAAACCGAGTTCGTGGAGAAATGGATCGGCTCACATAGCCTAGACTCGAAAACGGTCTTGGGGAAGCCACTTATGGTGACCGAGTTCGGCAAGTCCTCAAGATCATCAGGCTTCAGTGTCCTGGCTCGGGACTCGTACTTCGGGACCATATTCAACAGTGTTTATAGCTGTGCTAGGAGCGGAGGGCCCTGTGGGGGTGCTATATTCTGGCAGGTGATGGCCGACGGAATGGAGAATTGGAGCGATGGATATGAAGTTGTGCTGGACCAAAGCCCTTCCACTGCTGCTGTTATTACCCAGCAGTCTGCTCGTATTGCTTCTCTCTTAAATTGA
- the LOC142529156 gene encoding uncharacterized protein LOC142529156 → MSVGCGVECVVMLGCMRWVWKRCTYIGADDSATWTIASAEEFEPIPRVCRVILAVYEPDLRCPKYAPQGGYRLNPDWVVKRVTYEQTLGHAPPYMIYLDHDNQEIVLAIRGLNLAKEGDYRMLLDNRLGMQMFDGGYVHHGLLKSAKWVLDAESVTLSKLWTENGRGYKMVFTGHSLGSGVATLLTVIVANHGNQLGGVPRSLLRCYAVAPARCLSLNLAVKYADVIYSVVLQDDFLPRTPTPLEDIFKSVFCLPCLMFLICLRDTFIPEGRKLRDPRRLYAPGRIYHIVERKFCRCGRYPPEVRTAIPVDGRFEHIVLSCNATSDHGIIWIERESEKALVNLKDLSTETITTPPKVQKLDRKETREKEHKDALERAVSLNIPHAVSSAEEETWGNTENGSPDDTGNSSKTEHTDARTNWNYLVKKLFKKTESGNLILKQGASDPVVENAPDS, encoded by the exons ATGTCGGTGGGCTGTGGGGTGGAATGCGTGGTGATGTTGGGCTGCATGCGGTGGGTGTGGAAGCGCTGCACCTACATAGGTGCGGACGACAGCGCTACGTGGACCATTGCCAGCGCGGAGGAATTCGAGCCCATTCCGCGCGTCTGCCGCGTCATATTAGCAGTCTACGAACCGGACCTCCGCTGCCCCAAATACGCCCCCCAAGGCGGCTACCGCCTCAACCCCGACTGGGTTGTCAAGCGCGTGACATACGAGCAAACTCTTGGCCACGCGCCTCCTTACATGATTTACCTCGACCATGATAATCAAGAGATCGTACTTGCGATCCGCGGATTGAATTTGGCTAAAGAAGGTGATTACAGGATGCTGCTGGATAATCGGCTGGGTATGCAGATGTTCGATGGGGGATATGTGCATCACGGATTGTTGAAATCAGCGAAATGGGTTTTGGATGCTGAGTCGGTGACTTTGAGTAAACTGTGGACGGAGAATGGAAGGGGGTACAAAATGGTTTTTACGGGCCACTCGTTGGGGTCAGGAGTTGCGACGCTGTTAACTGTGATTGTGGCAAACCATGGGAATCAATTAGGGGGAGTTCCCAGGAGTCTGTTGAGGTGTTACGCAGTGGCACCGGCTCGTTGCTTGTCGCTGAATCTGGCTGTTAAGTATGCTGATGTTATATACTCCGTTGTGCTTCAG GATGATTTCTTGCCCAGAACACCCACTCCACTGGAAGACATTTTCAAATCCGTCTTTTG TTTGCCCTGTTTAATGTTTCTCATCTGTCTGAGGGATACATTCATTCCTGAAGGTAGAAAGCTCAGAGATCCAAGACGACTATATGCCCCTGGTCGGATATATCACATCGTGGAAAGGAAGTTTTGCAG ATGTGGAAGGTATCCCCCAGAGGTTAGAACTGCAATTCCTGTTGATGGAAGATTTGAACATATTGTTTTGTCATGCAATGCTACCTCTGATCATGGTATTATTTGGATCGAACGAGAGTCTGAAAAAGCTCTTGTG AATTTAAAAGACCTTAGTACGGAGACCATAACGACTCCACCAAAGGTACAAAAACTTGACAGGAAGGAGACTCGAGAGAAAGAACACAAGGACGCATTGGAGAGAGCCGTCAGTTTGAATATACCTCATGCTGTTTCGTCTGCAGAAGAAGAAACTTGGGGAAATACTGAAAATGGATCTCCAGATGACACCGGAAATTCTTCAAAAACAGAACATACGGATGCTAGGACCAATTGGAATTATTTAGTGAAGAAGCTTTTCAAGAAGACTGAGTCAGGGAATTTGATATTGAAACAAGGGGCCTCTGACCCGGTCGTTGAAAATGCCCCTGATTCATAA